A window of Haloarchaeobius salinus genomic DNA:
AGCGCCGCCCCCAGCCGGCTCGTGAGTTCCCCCTCTGCCAGCGGCGGCGTCGTGGAGGCGAAGGCGAGGTACTCGACCGCGTCCCCTTCGCTCCCGTCGGCGGCGAGTGCGCGCTTCGCGGCCGCGACGGCCATGGTGAGCGCGTCCTCGTCGGCCCCCGGGACCGCCTTCTCCTCGATGCCCGACGCCTGGAACTGGCCCCAGGCCTCCTCGAACGCCTCGGCGGTGATGCGGAACCGGGGAGCGTACGCGCCGACGGCACTGATCCGGTTGCTCATGCGCCGATCACCTCGCGCTCGAAGGCGTGGACGACGGCCGCACCGCCGCTCCCGCCGACGTTGTGGGTCAGCCCGCGCGTCGCGCCCTCGACCTGACGCTCGCCGGCCTGTCCGGTGAGCTGCTTGAACGCCTCGACGACCTGGCCCGCGCCGGTCGCGCCGATGGGGTGGCCCTTCGACTTGAGGCCGCCGGAGGTGTTGACGACGACCTCGCCGCCGTAGTCGCTCCGGCCGTCGGCGACGAACGCCCCGGACTCGCCCGGTTCGCAGAGGCCGAGGTCCTCGTAGGCCATCAGCTCCGCGATGGCGAAGCAGTCGTGGACCTCCGCGAAGTCCAGCTCCTCGGGGCCGAAGCCGGCCATCTCGTAGGCGGTGGCGGCGGCCTCGACGGACGCCGGCACGTTCACGTAGGAGTCGCGCTGGAACAGCCCGACGCGGTCGGAAGCCGCGCCGACGCCCGCGACGCGTAACGCCTCGTCGGCGTACTGGTCGACCACGTCCTCGCTGACGACGATGGCCGCCGCCGCGCCGTCGGTGGTCGGACAGCAGTGGTAGAGGTTCAGCGGGTCCGCGACGACGGGCGCGTTCATCGCGTCCTCCAGCGAGCAGGTGAAACCGAGGTGGGCGTGTGGGTTGTCCGCCCCGTGGGCGTGGTTCTTCACCGCCACCTGGGAGAGCTGCTCGTTCGTCGTCCCGTGCTCGGCCATGTGCGCGCTGGCCATCTGGGCGTAGACGCCGGCGAACGTCGTCCCGGAGAGTCGTTCCCACTCCGTCTCGCCGCTGACGCCGAGCCAGTACTTCGTCGCGTCGCCCGAGGCGTCGGTCATCACCTCGACGCCGCCCGCCAGCACCACGTCGGCCATGCCGGATTTGACGGCCTGCACGGCCTGTCGGACGGCGTAGCCCGACGCGGCACAGGCGTTCTCTACTCGGGTCGTCGGCACGCCGTGGAGCCCGACGTGCTCGGTGACCGCCGGCCCGGAGAGCCCGAGCTGGCGACCGCCGACGCCGAGTGTCCCCACGACGGCCTCGTCGAAGTCGTCGGTGTCGATGCCCCCCGCGACGCTGTCGACGGCGGCGTCGTAGGCCGTCTCGAACAGCGACCGGTAGCTCTCGTCGGGGAAGGAGCCGAAGTCGGACTGGCCCGCCCCGACGACGTACGCATCTCGCATAGCGGGAGTCGGTCGCGGGAGCGCATATAGGTCGGGGGAAGCGGCGGTTTCGACGGGAAGGTTCCTGTTCCGGCGCTGATAGCATCCGGTGTGTCCGCCTGGGAACCGAGGCTGTACGCGAAGGGGGTCCTCTACGGCGTCCCCCTCATCGCGCTCCTCTTCCTGGTCGCGCTGGTCTCCGGGACGGACGCGGTCGCCATCCCCGGGTTCGGAGCCTCGCTGTTCGCCGGTGCCGCCGCCCTGTTCTCCTGACCGGGGACGTCGATGTCGCGGGTCGACCCGTCCGGGGCCGGAATCGCCGTGAGATACAAGCCAACTCCCCGTCTCTACCGACCATGAGCAACTCGCGGATCACCGTCTCGCTCGACGAGGACGCCCAGGAGGCGCTCGCGGACGTCACCAAGCGGACGGGACAGGGCCAGAGCGAGCTCGTCCGGCGGGCGCTGACGTTCTACGCGGCCAACTTCCAGGCGGCGACGACGGACGCGAGCGAGAAGCTGGAGGACTACCACAAGATGCTCTCCGGCGGCGAGCACGTCCTCCTCGACGTGGACTTCCTGCACTGCTTCCTCGACTTCGTCTCCGACGAGGAGGGGAACCGGGCCGAGGAGTTCCTGGCGGCGGCCGACGAGGTGTCGGCGTACCACGCCCGGGAGTACGAGGACGAGTTCGGGAGCCTGGACGAGATGCTGGAGTGGCTCTCGCTCTGTGGCTTCCTCTCGGTCCGCCGGAGCGACGAGAACCGCTACCACGTCGTCTTCCCCTCCGAGGAGATACGCTGGTTCATGACCCGGTTCATCGAGCGCAGCGCGGTCAGACTGCCGTTCGACATCGAGATCGAGGAGGGCTACACGAAGGTCATGATGACCGAACACCCGGTCGAGGAGTCCTGAGCCAACAGCGAGGGCGTCGACCGGCCGTCCTGTTTTCCGACTAGTATGAACGTTTCATACGTCTTCATACGAACGCATAACTGCCGATAGAGCCGTGTTACTCGGTAACAACAGACTATAAACCGGTTCACGGACTGGTACCGTCCGTCATGGCACAGGATGACACGTTCGCGGACAGGCTGCGGCGGCGGCGGTTCCTGCGCCTGGGTGGGGCTGCCGGTGTGGCGGGCCTCGCCGGGTGCCTGAACCAGGGTGAACTGCAAGGTGAAACCGACGACAGTGGCGACGACACGGAAGACGGCGGTGGCGGTGGTGGCGACGAGACCGACGACGGTGGCGGTGGTGGCGGCGGCTCCGGAGAGCCGATCACGGTCGGTGCTGCCATCCCGTTCTCGGGCGACCTGAGCGACTTCGGTGAGCCGATGCTCAACGCGATGCAGATGGCGGTGGAGGACATCAACGCGGCGGGTGGACCGCTCGGTCGCGAGATCGAGGTCAACGACGAGGACACCGGGACCGACTCCACGCAGGGCGTCAACGCCGCGAACAAGCTGGTCGAGACGGACGGCGTCGACGCGGTCCTGGGGGCCGTCTCCTCGGGCGTAACCATCAGCATCGCACAGTCGGTGACCATCCCGAACGGCGTCCTCCACCTCAACTCGGCGTCGTCCTCGCCGAGCATCTCGACGCTCGACGACGACGACCTCCTCTTCCGGACGCGGACGAACGACCGGTTCGTCGCCCGGGTGATGGCCCGCATCATCGAGAACGAGGGGGCCGACAGCGCGGCGGTCGTCTACGTCAACAACGACTTCGGCCAGGCACTGG
This region includes:
- a CDS encoding thiolase C-terminal domain-containing protein gives rise to the protein MRDAYVVGAGQSDFGSFPDESYRSLFETAYDAAVDSVAGGIDTDDFDEAVVGTLGVGGRQLGLSGPAVTEHVGLHGVPTTRVENACAASGYAVRQAVQAVKSGMADVVLAGGVEVMTDASGDATKYWLGVSGETEWERLSGTTFAGVYAQMASAHMAEHGTTNEQLSQVAVKNHAHGADNPHAHLGFTCSLEDAMNAPVVADPLNLYHCCPTTDGAAAAIVVSEDVVDQYADEALRVAGVGAASDRVGLFQRDSYVNVPASVEAAATAYEMAGFGPEELDFAEVHDCFAIAELMAYEDLGLCEPGESGAFVADGRSDYGGEVVVNTSGGLKSKGHPIGATGAGQVVEAFKQLTGQAGERQVEGATRGLTHNVGGSGGAAVVHAFEREVIGA
- a CDS encoding ribbon-helix-helix protein, CopG family; the protein is MSNSRITVSLDEDAQEALADVTKRTGQGQSELVRRALTFYAANFQAATTDASEKLEDYHKMLSGGEHVLLDVDFLHCFLDFVSDEEGNRAEEFLAAADEVSAYHAREYEDEFGSLDEMLEWLSLCGFLSVRRSDENRYHVVFPSEEIRWFMTRFIERSAVRLPFDIEIEEGYTKVMMTEHPVEES
- a CDS encoding ABC transporter substrate-binding protein; translation: MAQDDTFADRLRRRRFLRLGGAAGVAGLAGCLNQGELQGETDDSGDDTEDGGGGGGDETDDGGGGGGGSGEPITVGAAIPFSGDLSDFGEPMLNAMQMAVEDINAAGGPLGREIEVNDEDTGTDSTQGVNAANKLVETDGVDAVLGAVSSGVTISIAQSVTIPNGVLHLNSASSSPSISTLDDDDLLFRTRTNDRFVARVMARIIENEGADSAAVVYVNNDFGQALADTFESTFSGTTTAAVGFSSGQSSYEQVLSEAFSDDPDMIAFAGYPESGTTMLSQWNEGGYGGNWVLHTSMLSEDVISNVGAEVLNGMFGVRTRPPTGDATESFVGDYESEYPDADVFSPYSWNSYDSLVSYALAVHAAGSTDSDAVKAEMRTVSNPPGDAVSYGEFGDGVDLLDDGTEIDYSGPSGTVDFDDNGDVASDMVVVEVVDGEFEDQEVIPADELV